The Sedimentisphaera salicampi genome includes a region encoding these proteins:
- a CDS encoding restriction endonuclease, whose protein sequence is MEEKVDVPNFFKFMLPMLEFIKDGNCYNMVDIYNILAEKLDLSESQKKVFLPSGQQEVYKSRIGWAKTYLKKAGLIKQAKRGQIQITENGLKTLNEGLTSIDLNYLKKFPSFNDFRNSNRKLNHYTKTTKGNNRDSVTPEEQLEICFEQINNTLSQELLSSLYESSPDLFEKIVIDLLLKMGYGGSRRDAGKAIGKSGDEGIDGYIKEDKLGLDIIYVQAKKWDTSKTIGRPEIQKFAGALQGQKAQKGIFIATAKFSNEAIDYAKKINSSIILIDGKNLANYMIETGVGVSVSNVYEIKEMDYDYFSAN, encoded by the coding sequence ATGGAGGAAAAAGTAGATGTACCTAACTTTTTTAAGTTCATGTTGCCTATGTTGGAATTTATAAAAGATGGTAATTGTTACAACATGGTTGATATTTATAACATCTTGGCTGAGAAATTGGATTTATCAGAAAGTCAAAAAAAAGTTTTCTTACCCAGCGGGCAACAGGAAGTTTACAAAAGCAGAATAGGATGGGCTAAAACATACTTAAAAAAAGCAGGGCTCATAAAGCAGGCGAAACGCGGACAAATTCAAATTACAGAAAATGGACTTAAAACCTTAAATGAAGGACTGACTTCTATAGATCTAAATTATTTAAAAAAATTCCCTTCATTTAACGATTTTAGAAACAGTAATAGAAAGCTCAATCATTACACCAAAACCACGAAGGGGAATAACAGAGACTCTGTAACCCCAGAAGAACAGCTAGAAATTTGTTTTGAACAGATCAACAATACGCTTTCGCAGGAATTATTATCGAGTCTGTATGAATCTTCCCCTGACCTTTTTGAAAAAATTGTAATTGATTTATTGCTTAAAATGGGGTATGGAGGCTCAAGGAGAGATGCCGGAAAAGCTATTGGTAAAAGTGGAGATGAAGGAATAGATGGATACATCAAAGAAGATAAATTAGGCTTGGATATTATTTATGTACAAGCAAAAAAATGGGATACGTCAAAAACAATAGGCAGGCCCGAAATACAAAAATTTGCAGGTGCATTGCAAGGTCAAAAAGCTCAAAAAGGAATATTTATAGCAACTGCTAAATTTAGTAATGAAGCAATCGATTATGCTAAGAAGATCAACTCTAGTATTATTCTGATTGACGGCAAAAATTTAGCTAATTATATGATTGAAACAGGTGTTGGAGTTTCTGTTTCGAATGTTTATGAAATTAAAGAGATGGACTACGACTATTTTTCTGCAAATTAA
- a CDS encoding glycoside hydrolase family 172 protein, giving the protein MLKSMIKNFLLLSLIFLAGQAFSEDVKFSTLLEDMVNPDITAQWPEPEYECLQLSSRDPASKQKGEPNWWANNDRSHFLRIETNYGRKEYVLMDAEGPGAIVRIWSTWHGPGGSEFSNGTLRFYFDNESKPAIEAPITEILDKGYLADAPLGNSVAKTTEYSKRGHNLYLPIPYSKACKVTYQTNKFIDKGGKKGEALYYIINYRKYPEETDVETFSMKALKDNSELLDNVQSKLKNGIKIGGRPSAAFNGTLSPGQSAQLRLSGQRSIKGIKVRLGESGGISKALRSIIIKAKFDGKQTVWSPLGDFFGTGYQLHPYQTFYTGVRKDGQMYCNWIMPFKQNAEVVVENIGSDTFFVEKCEVYTKPWQWDENSLYFHSGWKQWKDIKTRSNEDNPANGAFDLNWVTINGKGKYVGDALTIFNNAPRWWGEGDEKIYIDGEDFPSHFGTGTEDYYGYAWCRPAAFSAPFHAQPCGAGNFQKGFTVNSRFRSLDAIPFSKSLKFDMELWHWAETTVDYAPVMFWYAKKDSSSNLGPQPEEALKPLPDISEDGRVHIDIEGAIEGEDMQIARCEGGRAFVQNNPQFGWSEDAQVWWQNGEPGQKLVLKFESSKSGEFKVYANLTKARDYGIVNICLNGELMKENIDLFNPKVKARETLLGKAEIRKGENEIEVQIKGANQKAVKRHMFGLDYIKLMPAE; this is encoded by the coding sequence ATGTTAAAATCAATGATCAAAAATTTTCTGCTGCTGTCCTTAATATTTCTGGCAGGGCAGGCTTTCAGCGAGGATGTAAAATTCTCCACGCTGCTTGAGGATATGGTTAATCCCGATATCACTGCTCAGTGGCCGGAGCCGGAGTATGAATGTCTTCAGCTCAGCAGCAGAGACCCTGCCTCAAAGCAGAAAGGCGAGCCGAATTGGTGGGCAAATAACGACAGAAGCCATTTTCTGCGAATCGAGACTAATTACGGCAGAAAAGAGTATGTCCTTATGGATGCTGAAGGGCCGGGTGCAATTGTAAGGATTTGGAGCACATGGCATGGCCCGGGCGGGAGTGAATTCAGCAACGGGACATTGAGATTCTATTTCGATAATGAAAGCAAGCCTGCAATAGAAGCCCCTATAACTGAAATACTCGATAAAGGCTATCTGGCAGACGCCCCGCTGGGCAATTCCGTTGCCAAAACTACAGAATACTCAAAACGCGGGCACAATCTCTACCTTCCGATCCCCTATTCAAAGGCCTGCAAAGTAACCTACCAGACAAATAAATTTATAGATAAAGGCGGCAAAAAGGGCGAAGCTCTCTACTACATCATAAATTACCGCAAATATCCAGAAGAAACTGATGTAGAAACCTTCTCAATGAAGGCTCTTAAAGATAATTCTGAATTGCTGGATAATGTGCAGAGCAAGCTGAAAAACGGCATCAAGATTGGCGGCAGGCCTTCTGCAGCTTTTAACGGAACATTATCTCCCGGGCAGTCTGCTCAATTACGACTCAGCGGGCAGAGAAGCATCAAAGGCATAAAAGTTAGGCTTGGTGAATCAGGCGGGATTTCAAAAGCACTTCGCAGCATCATTATTAAAGCAAAATTTGACGGCAAACAGACTGTATGGTCTCCGTTGGGTGATTTTTTCGGCACAGGTTATCAGCTCCATCCATATCAAACCTTTTATACCGGCGTGAGAAAAGATGGGCAGATGTACTGCAATTGGATTATGCCGTTTAAGCAAAACGCCGAGGTGGTTGTGGAAAATATTGGCTCCGATACATTTTTTGTTGAGAAATGCGAGGTATATACCAAGCCATGGCAATGGGATGAGAATTCGCTTTATTTCCATTCAGGCTGGAAGCAGTGGAAAGATATAAAAACCCGCAGCAACGAGGACAATCCCGCAAACGGAGCGTTCGACTTGAACTGGGTTACCATAAACGGCAAGGGGAAGTATGTGGGCGATGCGCTTACAATTTTCAACAATGCCCCGAGATGGTGGGGCGAGGGTGATGAAAAGATCTACATCGACGGCGAGGATTTCCCCTCCCACTTCGGCACAGGCACAGAAGACTACTACGGCTATGCGTGGTGCAGGCCGGCAGCATTCAGCGCACCCTTTCACGCCCAGCCCTGCGGAGCAGGCAATTTCCAGAAGGGGTTCACAGTAAACAGCAGGTTCCGCTCTCTGGACGCAATCCCGTTCAGCAAGAGCCTGAAATTCGATATGGAGCTATGGCACTGGGCGGAAACCACCGTAGATTATGCCCCTGTGATGTTCTGGTATGCCAAGAAAGATTCAAGCTCGAATCTAGGCCCGCAGCCGGAAGAGGCGCTGAAGCCCCTGCCGGATATCAGCGAAGATGGAAGGGTTCATATTGATATAGAAGGGGCGATTGAAGGCGAAGATATGCAGATAGCCCGCTGCGAAGGCGGCAGGGCATTCGTGCAGAACAATCCTCAATTCGGCTGGAGCGAGGATGCGCAGGTTTGGTGGCAAAACGGTGAGCCCGGGCAGAAACTCGTTTTGAAGTTCGAAAGCAGCAAGAGCGGAGAGTTCAAGGTTTATGCAAATCTAACAAAGGCAAGAGATTACGGCATAGTAAATATCTGCCTGAACGGCGAGCTTATGAAGGAAAACATCGATCTTTTTAATCCTAAAGTTAAGGCCAGAGAAACGCTTCTCGGGAAAGCCGAAATACGCAAGGGGGAAAATGAGATTGAAGTGCAGATTAAAGGCGCCAATCAAAAAGCCGTAAAGAGGCATATGTTCGGGCTTGATTACATTAAGCTTATGCCTGCAGAGTAA
- a CDS encoding amino acid adenylation domain-containing protein encodes MESTKGIAEVDQSLQEKVLNVTQRVSKAAEQFPDKTAVSDENHSITFSELISVSDVIAKELLSRKIKMEEKVGISCGQSVEAVVSALAVMKVGGAYVPLDADYPDERLIYIAENSNMNVLFCIKGNPPKWAEGREIIEVDLDEILKSEFPKEHISVDYPPNTLAYSMYTSGSTGTPKGVEIEHRNLNQEIDWNIEFHELTSDDAASLVSSFSFDVSVSEVWSTLSVGARVCVAPPSKVYSPKNLIEWLCSAGITVALLGTPLAEKAIRLEWPEDCPVRTVRTMGDRLRVRPLPNLPFKLYNEYGPTECTVTVTAGLVSPEDDGKYPHIGKEVGDCVIHILDEELNPVQDGEEGELCISGGCVARGYAGMPEKTAEVFVPDPIIKGNRMYRTGDVAKMRPDGNIDYVGRRDLQVQIRGFRVELSEIEKYVLDSKNVNSAAIVASEEDDGIRLYCFIEPKSEPFNVKSLTDFLSSKLPTYMRPSGYYVLEKMPLNVNGKIDRKKLLADVVDNRIERHSRTDEIVKPRNPMEEVLWETWKQILRREDFGIYDNFFDLGGHSLMAIKMEALLSKRGLTLTFEKVINYPVISQLAAFLEFKVAGKESSDEKCIVTLNKGRKDRAPVYFLHSTSGDILGYANIVHTLGEDQPCFGFQSIGLWHIDQADKTIEQMASRYVKLLNEIQPEGPFALVGWCFGGWVAYEMAKIFRKQGRQVEILALIDAPAKLTGSKKLRQYLTIIKNLIALGPAEMTKEIVKRLKTKESDLAADVIGAHFDEQDEEFKNRYVSNRAEVYDHNLAAAYAYKAGSYDDKVVLFKAQDSELWKLRGQKLGWELVVDHLQLEIIPGEHKDLMKENSEIALRLRKMIEDISV; translated from the coding sequence ATGGAAAGTACCAAAGGCATTGCGGAAGTTGATCAATCACTGCAAGAGAAAGTTCTAAACGTTACTCAAAGGGTGTCCAAGGCTGCTGAGCAGTTTCCTGATAAAACAGCAGTGAGCGACGAAAATCATTCGATAACCTTTTCAGAGTTGATATCGGTTTCAGACGTCATTGCAAAAGAGCTGCTTTCAAGAAAAATCAAAATGGAGGAGAAAGTTGGCATAAGCTGCGGCCAAAGCGTTGAGGCTGTCGTTTCTGCGCTTGCTGTGATGAAGGTGGGCGGAGCTTACGTGCCGCTTGATGCAGACTATCCGGACGAAAGGCTGATATATATCGCCGAAAATTCGAATATGAATGTTTTATTCTGCATCAAGGGCAATCCCCCCAAATGGGCTGAAGGCCGTGAGATTATTGAGGTAGATCTTGATGAAATTCTCAAATCAGAATTTCCCAAAGAGCACATATCGGTTGATTATCCCCCAAACACCCTTGCCTATTCAATGTACACCTCCGGGTCAACGGGTACACCCAAGGGTGTGGAAATAGAGCACAGAAATCTCAATCAGGAGATAGACTGGAATATAGAGTTTCACGAGTTAACCAGCGATGATGCTGCAAGCCTTGTTTCGAGCTTCAGTTTTGATGTTTCGGTCTCGGAGGTCTGGAGCACATTATCCGTTGGAGCGAGGGTTTGCGTGGCACCTCCGTCCAAGGTTTACTCGCCTAAAAATCTGATTGAGTGGCTGTGCAGTGCGGGGATAACAGTGGCCCTTTTAGGCACCCCTCTTGCTGAAAAGGCTATTCGTTTAGAATGGCCTGAGGACTGCCCAGTTCGCACAGTCCGAACTATGGGCGACAGGCTCAGAGTAAGACCTTTGCCTAATTTGCCGTTTAAATTGTACAATGAGTATGGCCCTACAGAATGCACAGTTACTGTTACAGCGGGGCTGGTTTCGCCGGAAGACGACGGCAAATATCCCCACATCGGAAAGGAAGTGGGCGATTGCGTTATACATATCCTTGATGAAGAATTAAATCCCGTTCAGGATGGAGAGGAAGGCGAGCTCTGCATCAGCGGCGGCTGCGTTGCAAGGGGGTATGCCGGTATGCCCGAGAAAACTGCCGAAGTATTCGTGCCGGACCCAATCATAAAGGGCAATCGAATGTACCGAACCGGCGATGTTGCAAAGATGCGGCCGGATGGTAATATCGATTATGTTGGAAGGCGGGATTTGCAGGTTCAGATCCGCGGGTTCAGGGTTGAGCTCAGCGAAATCGAAAAGTATGTTCTGGACAGCAAAAACGTCAATTCCGCTGCAATAGTTGCATCAGAAGAAGATGACGGCATCAGGCTCTACTGCTTCATAGAGCCGAAATCAGAGCCGTTCAATGTGAAATCACTCACAGATTTCCTTTCCTCCAAGCTCCCCACTTACATGAGACCAAGCGGATATTACGTGTTAGAGAAGATGCCGCTGAATGTAAACGGTAAAATAGACAGGAAGAAACTGCTCGCAGACGTTGTAGATAACCGGATTGAGAGGCATTCAAGAACAGATGAGATTGTAAAGCCCAGAAACCCGATGGAAGAGGTGCTCTGGGAAACTTGGAAACAAATCCTACGCAGAGAAGACTTCGGGATTTACGACAACTTCTTCGACCTCGGCGGCCACTCTCTGATGGCTATAAAAATGGAAGCACTTTTAAGCAAACGCGGGCTTACTCTCACATTTGAAAAGGTGATAAATTATCCTGTCATATCGCAGCTTGCTGCATTTTTGGAATTCAAGGTAGCGGGTAAAGAAAGCTCAGATGAGAAGTGCATAGTAACTCTGAACAAGGGCAGAAAGGATAGAGCCCCTGTTTATTTCCTCCATTCTACCAGCGGCGACATACTGGGCTATGCCAATATTGTGCACACCCTTGGCGAAGACCAGCCTTGCTTCGGTTTTCAGTCTATCGGGCTCTGGCATATTGATCAGGCAGACAAAACAATCGAGCAAATGGCTTCCAGATACGTTAAACTGCTGAATGAAATCCAGCCGGAAGGGCCGTTTGCCCTTGTAGGATGGTGCTTTGGGGGTTGGGTTGCTTATGAAATGGCCAAAATATTCAGAAAACAGGGCAGGCAGGTGGAAATTTTGGCGCTCATAGATGCCCCTGCCAAACTTACCGGCTCTAAGAAACTGCGTCAGTATCTAACGATTATCAAAAACCTTATCGCCCTCGGCCCAGCCGAAATGACCAAAGAAATTGTAAAAAGGCTCAAGACAAAGGAATCCGACCTTGCAGCAGATGTGATTGGAGCCCATTTTGATGAGCAGGACGAAGAATTCAAAAACAGATATGTATCAAATCGAGCAGAAGTGTATGACCATAATTTAGCCGCCGCTTATGCATATAAAGCAGGCAGTTATGACGATAAAGTGGTGCTTTTCAAGGCTCAGGACAGCGAGCTTTGGAAACTAAGAGGGCAGAAACTCGGCTGGGAATTAGTTGTTGATCACTTGCAGCTCGAGATTATCCCGGGAGAGCATAAAGATTTGATGAAGGAAAACAGCGAAATCGCTCTAAGGCTGAGAAAAATGATCGAAGACATCAGCGTTTAG
- a CDS encoding mandelate racemase/muconate lactonizing enzyme family protein has product MKRREFLQASAAAAAALGYSNTASANEPAEISQALSDHKISSIQYDRVRLKYPRHVGRNSRLGHHGNGPTVSICKIRTDKGAEGWGTFYAGRDRAEILNNSLKGLKISDLITPASGIKPSAPEQLDIALHDLAGKILEMPVYKMLGAAGPESTNCYSGMIYFDDLDPEDNPEGIDKVLENCRYDYNFGYRQFKIKIGRGKKWMPEKEGMQRDIDVTNQIAKAFPYAELLADANDMYTYQDTIEYLKGIGDTELYWMEEPFREEKEGFEKLKKWLKENGKSTYIADGERLPVQAQLISLAKQGLLDFYLTDIIGMGFTPWRQIMPRLKKLNTLASPHAWGSMLKTCYISHLSRGLGNIPTIEGVTCFSEDVDFSGFEIKNGKISTPETPGFGLKLLK; this is encoded by the coding sequence ATGAAAAGACGTGAATTCCTTCAGGCATCCGCCGCTGCGGCAGCTGCCCTGGGCTATTCAAATACCGCTTCAGCAAACGAGCCGGCCGAGATTTCACAAGCTTTGTCAGACCACAAAATCAGCTCAATACAGTATGACAGGGTAAGGCTGAAATACCCCCGCCACGTAGGGCGGAATTCCCGCCTCGGACACCACGGCAACGGACCGACAGTGAGCATCTGTAAAATTCGAACAGACAAAGGCGCAGAGGGCTGGGGAACGTTTTACGCGGGCAGAGACAGAGCCGAAATACTCAATAATTCGCTTAAAGGGCTCAAAATATCTGATCTGATAACACCAGCCTCAGGCATAAAGCCCTCCGCTCCGGAACAGCTCGATATCGCCCTGCACGATCTGGCGGGGAAGATTCTCGAAATGCCTGTGTATAAAATGCTTGGGGCAGCAGGCCCGGAAAGCACAAACTGCTACAGCGGTATGATATACTTCGACGATCTCGACCCCGAAGACAACCCTGAAGGAATCGATAAGGTTCTCGAAAACTGCCGATACGACTACAACTTCGGATACAGGCAGTTTAAGATAAAGATTGGACGCGGGAAGAAGTGGATGCCCGAAAAAGAGGGTATGCAGAGGGATATAGACGTTACAAATCAGATCGCCAAGGCCTTCCCCTATGCTGAGCTTCTTGCAGATGCAAACGATATGTACACCTATCAGGATACAATCGAATATCTCAAGGGGATCGGCGATACAGAGCTTTACTGGATGGAAGAGCCCTTCCGTGAAGAGAAGGAAGGCTTTGAAAAGCTTAAAAAGTGGCTCAAGGAGAACGGCAAATCAACCTACATCGCCGACGGCGAGAGGCTCCCTGTGCAGGCGCAGCTCATATCGCTGGCAAAGCAGGGGCTGCTCGATTTCTACCTTACAGACATTATCGGAATGGGCTTTACCCCTTGGAGGCAGATTATGCCTCGGCTCAAAAAGCTCAATACCCTCGCCTCGCCACACGCTTGGGGGTCTATGCTGAAGACATGCTATATCTCCCACCTCTCAAGAGGGCTCGGGAATATTCCAACGATAGAAGGTGTTACATGCTTCTCGGAAGACGTGGATTTCTCCGGCTTCGAAATAAAAAACGGCAAAATATCCACGCCGGAAACCCCGGGCTTCGGCCTGAAGCTGCTGAAATAA
- a CDS encoding amino acid permease, whose translation MARKSRPSPNPTPELSRELSLFHIIMMGLGMMIGAGVFLGMGISIGEAGPGGVVLTFALNGVFAMLTAMSFAELSSAIPRAGGVYNFARIGFGRNASFLAGWMEWFASSVAGSMYALTFAIYSIRFVDALGWLNPLYESFGGDPETVILVMERLTAVITAGLFVYINFKGSSETGKAGAVITMGQTLFVLTIGIFGVVAVVQDPSRLQNFTPFMPEGWSKLLVTMGFTYVAFEGYEVIAQAGDETIDPKKNLPKAMIYSVAIVTIIYVLVAFATVVSVKAGSEGVGQMAPWEWIGQFKEKGFGEAAARLMPLGNFVLTLAVIFSSTSALNATIYSGTRASYALGRDGMLPGFWSRIHEKNRTPYGALIATAAIVIFTAAFLPTEDVASSASIMFMFLFFMANLCVIKIRLGMGDELEYGFMMPFFPVPPILALIMQAVLAVWLVHMSVIAWVIAPIWIIAGLAIYLLYSKNRVIAADHEITIFDEQRNYKPKGYPVMVGLADPDNAVDLVNGTYKLCASKKKPHVELIHMVSVPEHISLSESEEYTEPGREAITEAMLYLSMHFPLNTTIRYCRNIARGIVSAVKEKKVKLLVLGWHGKPEDRLFNIGATIDPIVERAPCNVVIIKGSEKSKQRYKSVLVPVSGGPNSAYAAEIANIMAEPDAKVTMLKVDTGQKRGFKLREFALNQAMRLRLKPDRFTTKTVKAKSSVIAILREAKNHELTVLGMTNRPLGQFRGLSVPEKIACRTSKPVVIAKAGGKVDSLFKRIFS comes from the coding sequence ATGGCACGTAAATCACGCCCTTCCCCAAATCCTACCCCAGAACTATCACGAGAGCTTTCATTGTTCCACATCATAATGATGGGTCTTGGTATGATGATTGGAGCGGGGGTGTTTCTCGGGATGGGTATATCCATAGGCGAGGCAGGCCCCGGCGGGGTTGTGCTCACATTCGCGCTGAACGGCGTTTTCGCAATGCTCACAGCGATGAGCTTCGCCGAGCTGAGCTCTGCGATACCGCGGGCAGGCGGGGTGTATAATTTCGCGCGCATTGGCTTCGGACGCAACGCAAGTTTCCTCGCAGGCTGGATGGAGTGGTTCGCTTCGAGTGTTGCAGGGAGCATGTATGCCCTCACCTTCGCTATATACAGCATCCGGTTTGTGGATGCCCTCGGCTGGCTGAATCCGCTTTATGAATCTTTCGGCGGCGATCCGGAAACCGTTATTCTGGTAATGGAAAGGCTTACAGCAGTAATAACTGCGGGGCTTTTTGTATATATAAACTTCAAGGGCTCCTCGGAAACTGGCAAGGCCGGTGCAGTGATAACGATGGGGCAAACGCTTTTTGTTCTCACAATCGGTATTTTCGGGGTGGTTGCCGTAGTTCAAGACCCATCCAGACTCCAAAACTTCACGCCATTTATGCCGGAGGGCTGGTCTAAGCTGCTGGTAACGATGGGTTTCACTTACGTTGCCTTCGAGGGGTATGAGGTGATTGCTCAAGCGGGCGATGAAACGATAGACCCGAAAAAAAATCTCCCAAAGGCGATGATATATTCTGTTGCTATCGTAACGATTATTTATGTTCTGGTAGCCTTTGCCACGGTGGTATCGGTAAAGGCGGGCAGCGAAGGGGTTGGCCAGATGGCTCCTTGGGAGTGGATCGGGCAGTTCAAGGAAAAGGGCTTCGGCGAGGCGGCCGCAAGGCTTATGCCTCTGGGGAATTTCGTGCTCACTCTCGCTGTGATTTTCTCCTCCACCTCCGCCCTGAACGCCACTATATACTCGGGAACAAGAGCCTCATACGCCCTCGGGCGAGACGGTATGCTTCCGGGATTCTGGTCTCGAATACACGAGAAAAACCGCACCCCATACGGCGCACTTATCGCAACAGCAGCAATAGTAATATTTACGGCAGCCTTCCTGCCTACTGAAGATGTAGCTTCCAGCGCCAGCATAATGTTTATGTTCCTTTTCTTCATGGCCAATCTCTGCGTTATTAAGATTCGGCTCGGGATGGGCGATGAGCTTGAATACGGCTTTATGATGCCGTTTTTCCCCGTTCCGCCGATCCTTGCTCTGATTATGCAGGCTGTGCTTGCTGTGTGGCTGGTGCATATGAGCGTAATAGCGTGGGTGATCGCACCTATCTGGATTATCGCAGGCCTCGCTATATACCTGCTGTATTCAAAGAACAGGGTTATAGCGGCAGATCACGAGATAACAATCTTTGATGAACAGAGAAACTACAAGCCCAAGGGGTATCCTGTGATGGTGGGTCTGGCAGATCCGGATAACGCTGTGGATCTGGTTAACGGAACATACAAGCTCTGCGCTTCAAAGAAAAAGCCGCATGTGGAGCTGATTCATATGGTTTCTGTGCCCGAGCATATATCTCTCTCTGAATCGGAAGAATACACCGAACCGGGAAGAGAAGCAATTACCGAGGCTATGCTCTATCTCTCGATGCATTTCCCGCTGAATACCACAATCCGCTACTGCAGAAATATAGCACGAGGAATCGTTTCAGCGGTAAAGGAGAAAAAGGTTAAGCTGCTTGTTCTGGGCTGGCACGGCAAACCGGAAGACAGACTTTTCAACATCGGAGCAACGATAGACCCGATAGTAGAACGGGCGCCCTGCAATGTGGTGATTATCAAGGGCTCGGAGAAATCCAAACAGAGATACAAGAGCGTTCTCGTGCCTGTTTCAGGCGGGCCAAACTCCGCCTATGCAGCGGAAATAGCTAACATAATGGCAGAGCCGGATGCGAAGGTAACTATGCTGAAGGTGGATACAGGGCAGAAAAGGGGCTTCAAGCTCAGGGAATTTGCGCTCAATCAGGCCATGAGGCTCAGGCTCAAGCCGGACAGATTTACTACCAAAACAGTAAAAGCGAAAAGCTCGGTAATAGCGATTCTAAGAGAAGCCAAAAATCACGAGCTCACCGTGCTCGGTATGACAAACCGCCCTCTGGGACAGTTCCGCGGGCTCTCTGTACCCGAGAAGATCGCCTGCAGGACATCCAAGCCTGTGGTTATCGCTAAGGCAGGCGGGAAAGTGGATTCGCTGTTCAAGCGAATATTCTCTTGA
- a CDS encoding ELM1/GtrOC1 family putative glycosyltransferase: MEKVLIISDGKPGHLNQARALCSIMGWDCIEAAAEYRLKAFKAAGYMLDALRLYSNMPFNLTSSDGGVTPPEITEGISRIVAVSSGAYYPAKVLAKRLGVEVIALMLPRGIRKSDFSHIFCPSYDNPPRAENITPIPITLCNRGESFYKQKAAEFSEKTGLKGPAVSVIIGGENAYGKIDPEKIRGQLEKIFEKTPNMPHWLTTSRRTSRKVEKIAASFPFDYKLIFSESRYNPIPAFIAMSEYLFVTSDSSSMISECVSTGAAKVEVLKNEPKKKSKFDRFLAELQAKGCVHIFDGTLGSADKKINLENKIKSVLKS; the protein is encoded by the coding sequence ATGGAAAAAGTTTTAATCATAAGCGACGGCAAGCCCGGCCATCTCAATCAGGCCCGGGCATTATGTAGCATTATGGGCTGGGACTGCATTGAAGCTGCTGCAGAATACAGGCTCAAGGCGTTCAAGGCAGCCGGCTATATGCTGGATGCCCTCAGGCTCTACAGCAATATGCCATTCAACCTCACCAGCTCCGATGGGGGTGTAACCCCGCCGGAGATAACGGAGGGAATAAGCAGGATTGTTGCGGTGAGCTCGGGGGCATACTATCCGGCAAAGGTGCTCGCCAAGCGCCTCGGGGTGGAAGTGATAGCTTTGATGCTCCCCCGCGGAATTCGCAAATCGGATTTTTCGCATATCTTCTGCCCATCCTACGACAACCCCCCTCGGGCAGAGAATATTACGCCCATACCAATCACCCTATGCAACCGCGGGGAAAGTTTTTATAAGCAGAAGGCAGCCGAATTCTCAGAGAAAACCGGCCTAAAAGGCCCTGCTGTGAGCGTTATTATTGGGGGCGAAAATGCGTACGGGAAGATAGATCCCGAAAAGATTCGCGGACAGCTTGAGAAGATCTTCGAGAAAACCCCAAACATGCCGCACTGGCTGACAACTTCCCGCCGCACGAGCAGAAAGGTGGAAAAAATTGCCGCTTCATTCCCGTTCGATTACAAGCTAATCTTCTCAGAGAGCCGGTATAACCCAATACCCGCATTTATTGCTATGAGCGAATACCTCTTCGTTACCAGCGACTCATCCTCGATGATAAGCGAATGCGTGAGCACAGGTGCAGCGAAGGTGGAGGTGCTGAAGAACGAGCCGAAGAAAAAGAGCAAATTCGACAGATTCCTCGCAGAACTGCAGGCAAAGGGCTGCGTTCACATCTTCGACGGAACATTAGGCAGCGCAGATAAAAAGATAAATCTGGAGAATAAAATAAAATCGGTTCTCAAGTCGTAA